The DNA region GTCTACTCAACAGCCATGCTGGAGAGATGCTGACCATGCACACATATTCTGGTCCAGCCAAACGTTAAAAGGATACTGGGGACAAACTAGGGAGGGGTTTACGAAAAACAATAGGATATGAGGTACCAAAAACGTGTAAAATACTCGACTTTAACACGAGAGGATGAGTATCTTGTTAAAGTGCTGCTGTCAGCCAGTAAAAAATGAGAATGTGGTACAAAGCAGACCCAGCGGCTGAGGAGCAGTGGAAGTGGAGAAATGGAGAAAATCACACAAACTGAGACCACGAGAGGCACGATTTAAGGATAAATGTGAAAAAGTGATTATAGAGGACGAGAAGAGGACACCAGCATTGCCACTGGACAACAAGGACATTAATACAAGGATGATTGTTTTACTATATAAGTACGATGTGCCCTGAAACTGTGATTGTtgaaagaaaaatcaataaaaaacaagtaaaaaataaataaaaacgaggCTTTGTGCTATTTCTGCGTGTCAGTTAATGACAGatagaaaatagaaatagaaaaatactttattcatcccccaatgggggaaattcaaattagtcaagtagctcaaaaaaaatgataaatatttacaatgattgtatattaacaacaacaataataataccaattctagtacaaatactactactaactagtaataaaaataaatgactaaataaacaaataaataaaataaataaaaataaaaataaataataaaaaaatttaataataataataataaataaataaaaatactactactaactaataataaaaataaatgaataaataaacaaataaataaaataaataaaaataaaaataaataaaaataaataataaaaaatttaaataataataataataaatcaatcaatcaatttgagaagaattGAAACTGATATTATTGGACAATAATCAAAATGTGCTGAGGGTTATATACAGCAGGATATACAGCACTGATGGGGCTAAGGTGGAGCtcattttcagtcatttcatTCCTAATCTTTGGCACCTTTGGATTATTTGCACACCTAATCGTGTGTAATTAGCTCAGAACGAGGCAGAGCTTTCTCCTCCTCTGGAGAAGGAATCCAGACGTGTCGTCAGATCCTGAATATGACAGTAAGCAGCAGGACGAACCCTCACAGAAGGTCGTCTCTGCTCGGTAAATCTGCTCAGCACCCCGTTTCTGAGCGGCTGTAGCAGCAATAAACGGATTCTTTCAGCTGTTTAGTGTATAATGCATGCTGCATATGTGGCTGAAAGGCGTCATCCCTAATCCCTGTAAGTCAAATGTGTGCATCAGGTGTTTGGATGCCGCATTATTATGGATTATATTGACAAAGTCCGGGTTTAAAGTCGCATTTCTGGGACCAGAATACCATGTTGCAACACACAGCCGTGACATAGCAAACCTCTGACCGTGGCCTGGGTTCAAGGTGCACGTGAGCCGGCTGAAACATCCACAGTGACACGGCGGGAGGGGCCGAACACTCGTGCTTAAAGGTGTAAAGTGCTCAGAACAAATCAAACTTATTCACTCATGTCAAAGGCCTTTCTGTGggaaagctttttttctttaaactttcaccaaatggagacatttttaaatccaggttaaaaacatttctgttctcatgtgtctaatctgcacgatatctttgaatttatctggactgctgcttgtttttaaattcatttaatgattttatttgctttatgtaaagcactttgaattgtttgtacatgaaatgtgcaacaAATGATTTTTGACCTGCAGAACCTGCAGGATCCCGCCTGAGGTCCGGCGTGTGTGAAACAGGTGTGCATCAGAAGAAAAACTGATTTTATGAAAGTACAAACAAACGTCTGAGCACCAGAATGATTGTCTAACGTTGTCATGGTGACTGCCAGAGAtggcaacacaaacacaaagtcaGCGGGTGCACAGAGGGCGaacccacgcacacacaggcatgCAAACGTCCTGCCCTGATAGATAAATACTGCAGGCTCATGCTAAACGCCTCGGgttctcacacacactcacacacacacacacatcctccgTCTGACGCATCCCGGCGACATTTTTCCCAGACACGTTTTATTTCAGGTCGGACTTTGGTCTGAGGGCGGCCTCCACGCCACCCGGTGGAATTTGCCACAAGAGAGAAGACTTTGATCCACGGCAGCGTTTCTCTTCTTGttccacttcttcttctgtggttctGCCACCCAATGACGTGGTGATCATCAAAGGCACCACCGTAACTGTAACTTTCCACCACTATTTGTACCTGAGTTGTTTTTCCCAACACCTGAAAACTGGGGATTCTTTCCCTGTTTGTCCTTTCagaccaacaacagcaacaaacgGGCTCTCCGGCCCCCTGAAAAGCACCCCGCCACCTCACTGAGGAGCCGAGCTGAGCTGCACTGCACTGAAGGGTCTTCCTACCTGAGAGGAAATCTGAAAACTAATAAGAAAAGTCATCAGATCTCTGAGATCAATGCAAACTAATAAGAAAAGTCATCAGATCTCTGAGATCAATGCAAACTAATAAGAACAGTCATCAGATCTCTGAGAATAATGCAAACTAATAAGAAAAGTCATCAGATCTCTGAGATCAATGCAAACTAATAAGAAAAGTCATCAGCCTGACCGACAATAACAAACTCTGTAGCTTTGCTGCCTCTGCTCGTGGTTAAAATGGATACACAGATTTTAATTTACTCGATCTTTTGAACTCTTTTAGAGGAGACTTTATTGCTGCGGGGTGACTGGAAGTCTTCCCTGATGAGGTATCTAAGCACGAGCTGCAGCATCTTCCTGATTCAAAAGGTTGTTTTGTCCGTTTGATTcacaacaaacacacagagtcGGGGGTCAACACACCCGTAGGTGAGAAATTCCACGcctgagcacactgagcgcACGCTCAAACAGGAAATGAAGAGACGCTCCTTTGTCCTGATTGGCTGACAGCAGCATAGTGTTTTCTGACCTGCTTTTAGCCGCAGGAAGTGAAGCGGAGGATAAAAacaggacagcagagtgagcTGCTGAGTTCTCACCTTTGCCATGAAGTCGTCTCTGTAGGCTCGCTCCTCAAAAGCATCCGTCTGCAGGCGCTCTGggatcaaacacacacatctgaATCATTAACGTATCCTCACACAGATAAacaacacaagaaaaaaaaaaatcaacatctaaaaattaaatggaaaaaaaatcaacttcaaaaaattcagtggaaaaaaaaatcaacttaaaaaaattcaatggaaaaaaaaacaaaaaaaacaactcaatggaaaaaaattcaacttaaaaaaaaaaaaaaaaaaaaaaaatcaacatctaaaaattaaatggaaaaaaatcaacttaaaaaaattcaatggaaaaaaattcaacttcaaaagattcagtggaaaaaaaatcaacttaaaaaattcaacttcaaaaaattcaacttcaaaagagtcaatggaaaaaaattcaacttcaaaaaaaaaaaatcaacatctaaaaattaaatggaaaaaaattcaacttcaaaaaattcagtggaaaaaaaatcaacttaaaaaaattcaatggaaaaaaattcaacttcaaaagattcagtggaaaaaaaaaatcaacttcaaaaaattcaacttcaaaaaattcaatggaaaaaaaaacaacttaaaaaaattcaatggaaaaaaaatcaacttaaaaaaattcaatggaaaaaaaatcaacttaaaaaaattcaactagTTCAAGTGTAATTTTTTTccgttgaatttttttttagaaattgatttttttttacactgttggtttttcaaattcaaagtctgattttgatgctgtaaaaattcaatattagaaactCGTATTCAAACTGGTGGCACAGAAAACCTGCAGGTCTTTTCCTGCCCGCTCTGGTCCTGGCTTGTGTCAGTATGGTTGTATCAGTTCAGTAAGTATCAGTAAGTGTCGGCTCTCGGTTTCTGGTGTACCTCTGCTGAGTGTGGCTCCGTTCTCTTTGTAGTCCTGGATCTCGGCGTCCTTCCTCACCAGCAGGCGTCCCAGCTGctccacctgctgctgcagcaggcgGCTCATCACCAGCAGGGGGCGCACCAGCTGCtcacacacctgagacacacagagaggAGCGCATTCAGGATGAAAACCCGCCACAGCCTCCTCGGGTTCGGGTTCGGGTGTGAGCCGTACCAGAGCGACGGGGGCGGGGCTGCAGTGGAACTCCCAGTAGAAGGGCAGCCCCGCCAGCTCGCTCTTCAGCCGCACGCCGACGCTGCCGCCCTCCTGACGCATCAGGGAGATCTGAGCGCCACCGTCAGCTCGCCCGCCGCCTCCTCCTGACAGGCAGGGCTGAGCCACCTCGCACAGATGGGAGAAAAAAGCTTCCGCCGACGCTCGCAGACGCCGGTTCAGCTCCTGGAGGAAGGAGTGAGATTTACTGATGAGAAGCAGGATCCGTCctggcataaagggccatttcactgcattttgattgccctaaactgggtcctgtaaggaaactacattagttacactgctcaaatctggatagaattattctaaagaggctatagattcattaaaaccttgtttgggatttgtgaaacctttttctgatttgtgaaaatgcagaacagggccattttactgcttttttttgcattctgatcaccctgaactaggttctgtatggaaactacaatagttagactgctcaaatctggatggaattattctaaagaggctgtagattcattaaaaccttgtttgggatttgtgaaacctttttctgatttgtgaaaatgcagaacagggccattttgctgcttttttttgcattctgatcaccctgaactaggtcctgtatggaaactacaatagttagactgctcaaatctggatggaattattctaaagaggctttaaaacacattttatgatttgttaaaactttatttggtcattgaaaattcaaaaaggtgtaatcatcttgctgtaaaagtgggggtgttgaaacacccccatcccccacgggtgggACGCCCATGCCTCCTGTATTTCCCGACGGAAGCTCGGCCGTCCGTACCTGTGCTCGGCTCTGGATGTCCGCTGCCTCCATCCTCTCCTCCCACACACAGCGCATGTCGGTCAGCAGGACGCGGTACGCCGTCTCACCGAACCAGCTCTTGGCGAGGAGGTGGCAGCCACTGATGCTCACAGGGAGCCACGGACGCTGGAGGAGGACGTCCTCAGAGGGGGCGCCGCCGGCATCCATCACAGCAGGTGGTGACCAaagaggaacagctcagtgagCGGCCGCTGCAAAGCATCACACacgatcaaatcaaatcaaattaaattaaatcaaatcaaatcaaattaaatcaaatcaaatcaaattaagttaaatcaaatcaaattaagttaaatgaaattaaatgaaatgaaatgaaatgaaatgaaatgaaattaaatcaaatcaaattaagttaaatcaaatcaaatcaaatcaaattaagttaaatgaaatgaaatgaaattcttattctacatgtccccacctatctctgtggtgattttcaagttatttcactgcatcgtttttttaataaactgatGTTGAAATCATTCCCAATGCATGTATATggccagattaaaaaaaaaaaaaaaaaaaaatcataaaaaaaagaaatttgagTTGTTTTCTTTAAACTCCACCAggttcttgttctacatgtccccagctacctctgtggtgagtttcaagttatttcactgcatcatgcCGGCTGCCTCTTTATTTGGAGTGTCCCTTCTGCAACAATTAGCGctaaaattaaatttaattaaatcaaatcaaatttatttgtggcacatttaatgtacaaaacggttcaaagtgcttcacataaaataaaagcattgcagcagggagtggaagaagcattaaaaatacacaaaagaatataaagagaaacaaataaaatcatttaaatgaatttaaaaacaagcaacaaatGTTTACATTATTATCCCCTCTCTGATCCCTGGGCAAACTTGCTGCCTTAGAAAGATTATCATACAGATTGCTAAATAGAATTAATGAGTACAACAAAAAGTGGTCCCATTATTTTTCCATATGTGGGTTAAATGGCATCTCCAGCTCAAGCTTAAGTTGATGATCTGAATATGCTGTAATGCTataattatttaaatgtttctgtgggcagggcatttTAAAGTGAATTTATATATGTAGATTTTTGGTTAGTGGTAGTTGATTttattgtcttttattttatttagtaattttttttctttctattaagTAATCTTAATTATTGTATTGGCACATCATGCTATGGAGAGTCCAGAAGATTTACCAATGCCAATGTTTGTGTTATGTTAATCTGGAACTGTTGTGTATTTATCTTTATGGAAAACTAATGAAGTTaaactcataaaaaaaaatttaaatgtttacaTTACATGCACATTGATGACTGAAAAATGTTTAAGCTGCATCAAAATGGCACGACTGGTTGTTCATTATTTAATGTGAAAAAGAAGCAGCTGCGGGTTAAAGTGAAACTCCAGATTAAAGAacccaaaagcagctgaaaactgAACTCCTGAACAGATTGAAGAGCTTCACCAGCAGCTGAAGATCCTCCTGATTTTAGGTTTTCGTTATGTTCTTCTTGCTTTAACAGAGCTACAGCACGGTtgcacactgaaaaaagtgactttttggtgaagtaaactctattagagtaactgtcatcatttctaccttttatttttaagattcagtaagaacttcttgagtaaaattaaacattttattaacgtaatacatgaattatgggggaagagtaagttttactttggtttcctcatacaatttaaatgtttaatagttgtatgtacataaacctagaaatactacataaaatttactctgaaagtgtgtcgttaaaatctactaagttacttcataacagcaaatactacagatatataaaatttacttaaaatttggagtaaaatgatgttcctgcctatgaaaaacaagtagactttacttagtttgtttaaataaatataacttaaaacttagatgtaattaagtaaatgttacttaaaggacaatttcggtcgtttacaacatccagctgtattgcccaatctacccatgatttagccacagcaaagacgcaaaaaaatgtcatccgaccctgacagtgttgcttgcacggagatttcggactgacaacatagccatgggggcatggatttatattgttttaaacgctatttttatacctcttctacagctccaaacaacataacacttacgtggtagtgagtagagggtccctaaagccaaaccgaagtgtcccgaggtcttcatgtggtcggatagagagtccagaatgaattcaatcaagccagtacctgctatCAATCAGAGCTCTTCCATCAACATGAGGCTATCTCACGcaagacatcacgtcacgtgacatttcaaaattccaacctgttagtaagctaggctttgatGTTgtatacaacttcatttcactttcgaaagaaatactggactatgtttgtaaaaagaacggcaacgaaattgtgaatttccagagcgagttactcAGCAATCAACAacggactcacgtgacgtgacgtgatgtctcgcgtgagatagcctcctgttgacggaagagctctgattgagagcaggtactggcttgattgaatgcattctggactctatatgcgaccacatgaagacctcgggacacttcggtttggctttagggaccctctactcactaccacgtaagtgttatgttgtttggagctgtagaagaggtataaaaatagcgtttaaaacacaatataaatccatgcccccatggctatgttgtcagtccgacatctccgtgcaagcaacactgtcagggtcggatgacatttttttgcgtctttgctgtggctaaatcatgggtagattgggcaatacagctggatgttgtaaacgaccgaaattgtcctttaatatcttcaaaactgttgtgttttatggtaagtaaaatttacttgatattgcagcattaaatctgtgcagaccgagcagcaaacagcgtaacaggcgcggcaggcggcaggcggcaggcggcaggcggcagcaggcagtgatacgaagggagagaaaatagggccaagagattgtgaggtctgactttttcctggagaaccattttgtgatgcaaatgtattactctgttgaacgcatattgttttgagaagcaaaacgctttattttttaaaccccagccaactagccggactaccttcatcagcaccaaaacgaggctggaactcggctcactgACCAGAACAAAGAGGCAGGAATCCATCACCCCGGTCCTGTGCACccttcactggctccctgtcGGGTTTCGGGTGAAATTTAAGGTTTTTTTGGTTGcttttaagtgtttaaactttaaactgttCCCAAAGCTGAAGACCAGAGGTGATGGAGCCTTCTCTGTGGAGCAGCCTCCCGTTGTCTGTCAGCTCCTCTCAGTCTTAGTCTTcagttcaaatccagactgaagacacatctcttttccctggccttccactcgctgaaatggagtttaccttggcgtgctacttttattgttactgttattgttattttattgctaattttatctcaaattttatttttatctgtgatgaagttattcttattgctattttattgatgactcgtTAATATGTGATGCGgttgctgttgtgaagcactttggtcagctgaggttgttttaatgtgctgtataaatacattttgaattgaattgaattaaattgaattgaattgaaacactacccagatccgcactcttaggacatcacctgtttcgtacCAGCTTCTTACGCTTCTTATtcgtttcctaaattgtcttttttttccccatttgtatcggtacctaacttactgcacttactgctaagagcactagttatgctcttagctgtttggttttggatagaaatagaagaaatagaaaaatactttattcatcccccattgggggaaattcaaattagtcaagtagctcaaaaaaattataaatatttacaatgattgtatattaacaacaacaataagaataccaattctagtaaaaatactacgactaaccaataataataataaatgactaaataaataaataaaatataaataataaaattaaattaaataaaaataaataaataaattataaatcaatcaattaaaaaaaaaaaaaaaaaaaaaaaaaaaatcaatcaatcaatgcacttatgatttcttgtgacctgaagttcttgtggaacacacttattgtaagacTGCAAAATGACTGTCATGTAATGTAATGGTTGCCAGGATATAGGGGGCGGTTCAACTTAACCTCTGGCTTATCTTACCCCACCCTTCCTTAATAACTGTGGTATAAATGTTGTTTACTGTATTCAGTGTCTGAAAAGTGGAAACAGAGACCTGGTTAATGTCGTCTCAGTTATTACATTCAATTATTGTTATTCAGACTAAAACAAGAATCCTAAAACGGACGTTAATGGTTGGTTCAACCAAAAATCATAGAACGGCGAGCATTACATCCAACCTCTTACTCTGTTGGTGCATAAAACCAGCCAAAGATGCACCTGATGACACACTAAACACTCCACAGGTGTGGAAGTGGGCATCGCGTTCACGT from Odontesthes bonariensis isolate fOdoBon6 chromosome 11, fOdoBon6.hap1, whole genome shotgun sequence includes:
- the nhej1 gene encoding non-homologous end-joining factor 1 yields the protein MDAGGAPSEDVLLQRPWLPVSISGCHLLAKSWFGETAYRVLLTDMRCVWEERMEAADIQSRAQELNRRLRASAEAFFSHLCEVAQPCLSGGGGGRADGGAQISLMRQEGGSVGVRLKSELAGLPFYWEFHCSPAPVALVCEQLVRPLLVMSRLLQQQVEQLGRLLVRKDAEIQDYKENGATLSRERLQTDAFEERAYRDDFMAKTLPLLWSESSDAPGFDAGLQQLYATTVTHKNARKRKLSEERRAEEKRPAAEDPARTSSPEDGSASTDPAGEDGKQNPDGLVEAPRAETADRPPKRQAPPVTSDPAERPSSKPKKKKKGLFG